A window of the Plasmodium vivax chromosome 12, whole genome shotgun sequence genome harbors these coding sequences:
- a CDS encoding hypothetical protein, conserved (encoded by transcript PVX_083270A) yields the protein MENEKKNNQKQNSVDENEFPNSKVLLVSVKRTRRFLERTARELLAGGTRYIILSGLGDALPLCVQLQSSLQSKNAAVVVKIETSYSYFNSNYSYTPGLKIYMEKHPDFKGSRISPGYVSFHEKTDGFTPIFDENPNEYICSVNAGDSNLYVGGEGINGAFADLLSSQNQEVDKYEDLFKDLLNKAVKEHGEKTDEEIKSVINDNLDKKYPDVKLALCRIRSSLKKGNDFTTGSVFIVTFKKNFPHKKEKNMGMVYVVGPKGKNYSSVEEFLEAVHETAENLMTALCDYNGLVKREEIKHVRMNTCRICLFSGSIYKHANASKLDVAKAILNGLAVGYRHGPSPRLNFTYDENVFKDAWIETTGLQVFNHNDKE from the exons atggaaaatgaaaaaaaaaataaccaaaaaCAAAACAGCGTTGATGAAAACGAATTCCCAAACTCGAAAGTTTTACTAGTGTCTGTAAAAAGAACCAGGAGATTTCTAGAGAGAACGGCCAGGGAATTACTAGCAGGAGGAACAAGGTACATTATCCTCAGTGGTTTAGGAGACGCTTTACCATTATGTGTGCAACTACAATCGTCCCTTCAGTCCAAAAATGCAGCCGTTGTTGTTAAAATAGAAACGTCCTACAGTTACTTTAACTCGAATTATTCGTACACCCCAGGgctaaaaatttatatggaAAAGCACCCAGATTTTAAAGGCTCCAGAATATCTCCAGGATATGTCAGCTTCCATGAAAAGACCGATGGGTTTACTCCcatttttgatgaaaatccaaatgaatatatttgcTCCGTGAATGCGGGAGATAGTAACTTATATGTAGGGGGTGAGGGTATCAACGGAGCCTTTGCCGATTTGTTGTCTTCGCAGAACCAGGAGGTTGATAAGTATGAGGATTTGTTTAAG gaTCTGCTGAACAAAGCTGTGAAGGAGCACGGCGAAAAAACCGACGAGGAAATCAAGTCCGTGATAAACGATAATCTAGACAAAAAATACCCAGACGTAAAGCTAGCCCTCTGTAGAATCCGAAGCAGCTTAAAGAAGGGCAACGACTTCACCACGGGATCTGTTTTCATCGTGACATTCAAAAAGAACTTCccacacaaaaaggagaagaacatGGGTATGGTGTATGTTGTTGGACCCAAAGGAAAGAACTACAGCTCAGTTGAAGAATTTCTGGAGGCGGTTCACGAAACGGCAGAAAATCTCATGACGGCTTTATGTGATTACAACGGTTTGGTCAAACGTGAGGAAATCAAACACGTCAGAATGAACACGTGTAGAATCTGCCTCTTTTCCGGAAGCATATACAAGCACGCCAATGCTTCCAAGCTGGATGTGGCCAAAGCTATCTTGAACGGGTTGGCCGTTGGGTACAGACACGGACCATCCCCCAGACTGAACTTTACCTACGACGAAAATGTGTTTAAGGACGCTTGGATAGAGACCACGGGACTGCAGGTTTTCAACCACAACGATAAGGAATAG
- a CDS encoding hypothetical protein, conserved (encoded by transcript PVX_083265A) encodes MLRKINKGSSNRFANGESASPAQMKRNDKDAQEEEQSMSDEVTGPATDEASDEDTNESKAGEGGNFGLNDFLSYKENSKVLKKFFIFALLIILSPVILIVLYRYVLTWCFNISKDTSLLISLFFVVLYIISLTLLYAYLAFNEGGLADRGVSDRHERKWR; translated from the coding sequence ATGTTGAGAAAAATCAACAAAGGGTCGTCCAACCGTTTTGCTAACGGAGAGAGTGCCAGCCCAGCtcaaatgaaaagaaatgaCAAAGACGCCCAGGAGGAAGAACAGTCCATGTCGGACGAGGTGACAGGCCCCGCGACGGATGAAGCGAGTGATGAGGATACTAATGAGTCCAAGGCAGGTGAAGGAGGGAATTTCGGGTTAAACGACTTTCTATCATATAAAGAGAACTCCAAAGTGCtgaaaaagttttttatatttgccttattaattattttgtcgCCAGTAATTTTGATAGTCTTGTACAGGTACGTGCTCACGTGGTGCTTCAATATATCGAAGGACACCTCCCTTCTTattagcctttttttcgtgGTGCTTTACATCATCTCGCTGACCTTGCTGTATGCCTACCTGGCGTTCAATGAGGGGGGGCTGGCCGACCGAGGGGTGTCCGACAGGCACGAGAGGAAGTGGAGGTAG